The DNA sequence aatatagttttttttagtaaagttaattatttgtattttatttcacTACTTTTATGGCATTTTTATTCCCTATTGAGaatgtgtggtttgttctcaccccaaagtCTCCCCTCTTTTCAGTGACAcgggttcgaagactcagtttgaagctgcgagcgattattagtcttatttgagttaagtttatgcgttgagttgctttcatagaattccctcgcctttgttattAAGCTCTTATTTTATACAAAAGGATAGGAATTGTATCTGAGAttcatttgaatccttttgtataatatttattattattaataattatgtgattattattatttgaagataTTTGAAATGTGGttttaattaatagaaacaaaattttccggcttttcttaaaaattgaaacgcgaaatcaaactaaaggctcaatattaaatagtaaataaggaaaacaggttagtaacgCCTCACTTTTGGTaatataacaccctaacttttagcacgttatgatcgtaccaaaagtaaggcgttacgaacctgattttctttattatatatctatttaatattgagcctttacgtcgatatcgcgtttcagtttataagaaaataccaagaaattatttttagtaattaaaatcacacaattattaataataataaatgctatacaaatgaattcaatataaaacttgaagacaatacctatccctctagacaaaataaaagctaaagcaacaaggacgagggaactctataaaaacaacaggtatcacaagtaaatctactaatCGTCCGCAGCTTCATACTAAATCTTCGAacctgtcactgaaagggtggaagattttggggtgagaataaaccacacgttctcagtagggaatgaaaatgccgtaaaagtaatgaatttaatgcaaatagttaacttacttagtaaaactatttcgttaaacctttggaaatacttttatttctactttagataaataattacttttctttaaatttctaaactcaaaacagattttaatcacaaaattagtcatactaaccaTCTCTCAGCCACATAATCATTTTTCAACCACAACATCTCATCTCAATACATCCGTGAACTAACAACACAAGTAAGGGATTCAAaccaacatacaaacaagtcaaacagcacaatcacagagaagtaatacaagAAAATACAACCAAATATAAATGTGCAAATAAcctgatgcatgtctattcctaatgcaagccatgagctcatgtgtcggttgcctacccgctcccgacattaccaaAGCACGAGTCTCAGATATGGCTTTtcagatgcatacagtgtgcttataagtcgtatagctaggccgcatacagtgtgactttccaaatcagtaaccgtacatctggaaaacagttctcagtgtgtgggtgTCCCACTTTATATTTGGCACTAaagcccaaacaatgtcacatctgctctcctgtggcagtcatttcattaattaatatattcctttaatctttgttctctactctcctgtggcagagatccttttagttaatatattctttaatCTTTATTCTCTACTCTcttgtggcagagattcctttaattatctttctttcctttacttttcgttcttcttcttcttttctttcttatcaaacCGAACCCAAAACATAACTTAAagcaaaattccttctcaaaaaattgagtttaaaacattatacttttcttaataaatcggttTGAAAATAGAATTCTTTTCGTAATAAATCGAAATCAAGTAATATTCTTAAATTAGATTTGCTTTTAAATAATACTTTAAATAAAgtcttagaatttttataaaaatttgacagcattttttctaaaatttgggTTTTGCCACCTTTCAAGGGTCCCAACCTAACCACCTTTTAAACCCTTTTCAAAACATTTCCAAGTaacaaattattttctatattcacaccattcaaaatatcaaatagaATCAAACCATTTTCTTTAAAGCTAAGCCTCTTTGTATTTCAATAAAATTAGCCCGTTTCAAATCTTTTGCTtttgaaattaaaggaaattcaTTTCTTTATTCAGACTTTACAAATCCCTTCGACCATACTCGTTTAACATTTAATACTAACCAAAATCACCTTCTTGCGTATTTTTACCAGTCCTTCATCAGCATCTATTCACCATCACTAATACCAAAATCAGTTAGCATCCATTTCCATAACCATAAATTTCAGCATCAAACATGATCTCAATTCAAACCCAATTCATAAACTCAAATCACATTTCAATTTAATAAGCAACACCAAATTGACCAACACTCACAATTCAGAAATCGTCTGTACTTCTTAGAAttccaattggccgaactcaaggggaagaggagttacgtcaccgtcaacttctaccggATGAAAGTAACGCTAACGTGTAGAGAAtgaggatacgaacacttttatcagattagattttttattggagttacagaTCACAAGAAATCGGGCTCGAAAAGTTGGAAAATTAACAAAAATCCTCCCTGCATGGCTTCGGTTGTTTCTTTTTGTGAGAGAGAGAAATTTATGCCTTTGGTTAATGAGAGAAGATGAGTTGTTGATGATAATGATTAATGAAATAAGGGATTTAGGTGTCGTtgcttatatatataaaagaagcaTGCGTCTTTagttttttacatatatatatatagtaaatttcattccactttcttttcttttatcccCTAAAAAAGGCTTCGgccaattcctttctttttttttctttttcttaaactttaataataataataataataataataataataataataataataataataataataatcaatttaatttttattttatcaaattattttttaataaataatccaaatttaatagaataagtaatagtcaaattaaatttcaataattataatattctatttaattatttttgttaaaaataatttttttaaaaattacatcttaatataatatattagctcacaaatagttaattatttaattttcaaaaatctggaGTCTTACATATAacaaatactattttattttaattttattcttaacgtttagttttaattttatctttagagttttaatatgtttcaattataccactaaaataaataacattaatTGTAActaatcaataatattatttaacttgaccaaaaaaaatattaaattatttaataaataataaataaaaaataaaataaataaatttaatttgaattattctcttattattttctatatatatgaaTCAGAATAtgcttttatatattttgattaatagttCTTAAAGGAGTTATTATTTTGTTTactaatatttcaaattttttataatattttcataGAACTTGATTAATAGATTAATTATTCTTCATaatgttttcttgaatttttttaataaaaacatatcttaatttttattttttattttttatattcattgattatactaaattttttttacagtatGTTTTTATCAACTACATGCATtgccttttctatttttttcatttttttaattattttgttactttatttttaattgtttattttacttttactccttatatgtttattgtatttcactttctcttaatctcaattttatagttaacttttaattatatGAAATTGAATAGTTTTTTTCAAAATAtgcttaaatatattatctattatatacaatCATTAGAATAACAgacaaataaaaattgaatacataatttaattttaatttaaactaaaaattaaatgaattgtCAAAAAAAAAGcaactaattttgtttttaatttctttataattttatttaaaggtAAAAATCTCTCTATAACCTTTAACATCGCcgataaaaaattacaaatttttataaaataaaaaatatataagataaataacatatatgtaattttaaagttattaatcATAGATTATAaacaaatttctaaaaaaaaaatcttatagatcaacatgtaattttttatatttttatttttttctaaaatttttcagatttattaatatttaagttGTCTATACGTCACTTCTCaaagtattataattttataagttataatatgtgatattagttattgttatatatgaaaaatatgacttatttaatatttatccatttatcttctattaatattgttataacaaggATATATGATGATATAACCTAGACTTTGATTATATAAGAATTTATTGAGTAACTGGAATAGCTCCATGTCACGAACCAAAGAACCTAGCAATATGGatgatcacaaaaaaaaatcgaaatgGACATACGACAACTGAGAGGACCTgtcatttaaaaataatatacaattatatattacctCTTCTctttaacaaattaattattacgTTCAGCaacttatcttttttaatttcaataacaaaaataagATTGATTAGGTACAAAATACTCAACAtttaatgattttaattatttaaattttaattactaaaaattaaattaaaaattaattataaacttaataatcgataatagatattatattagtacgtaaataataaatctgatatattaattatttacatTTTTGACAGGGCTAATAGATATTACATCGGATATTAGTATTTACATACTAATAAAATATCTATGAttgattattaaatttataattaatttttaattcaattgttggtaattaaaatttaaatgatgaaAATGATTAAATGCTGAATATTTTGCAtctaatcaattttatttttgttattgaaagtaaaaaaggataaatttttaatcaattctaaatttaaatttaaatttgagtaaaaaaaatatttcgaattttatcttactaaccagaattaattttaagataagaaattactttGTATATCATATTGTAAAATAGTGTGGTCATTTGTTATTCTTTAACGGTAAATATTATCAAACAAAATGGTGTAAGAAATTAGAAAGAAATGTATTTACCAGTTCAGgaaatactaatttatttttcaatagaataaattatatattgaataacaaaagttgttatTGGTTTCTCTTCACACTAATTAATACTCAACGATGGTATTTCGGTACACCATGTTATCAAGAAATATTAAttaatctaataattttataatgaCATAAGTCtataagtttaaaaatttaaaaatcatgtcataaaatgtgaagttttaagttttaacaaaGAACAATGTTGATCATATATTGTTTTGACGTTAAGAATAAATACaataccaacaaataaaattattccaggtaaattttaacaaagacaaaaGTTCATAAGTGTTGCTATTAATAATGAGAAATTAgtctattttaaagacaaatacatTTTTTCTATGGATTTCTTAATTCGTTAGGTCAAAGACGACTAATCCACCACATATTTATGttctatttattaagggtctgCTGTTAATCAATGAATTattacacacacaaaaaaaaattcgaattccaaatacttacttaaacAGACAAATAAGATGACTATTcaactaattcaaattaattaaaacaaatactaattatttttaatattttaaattataaaatatttataataataattattatatatattttaagctttcaacaaaaaaatttatataattttatatattatctcgTGCAGGAAAACATACAgtagtatttaattaaaaagaagttTAGAAGCTATTCATATCCTAGCTATAGTAACTTTCACCTATTGTCACAATACCATTCTAGAATATTTCAAGTACATTTTAATGAAATCAATGTTGCAGTGTATGTATTGGAGATCCAGCCTCATCTTCCATGTCACTCTTACGCACGGTGGGATTTACACATGCAAATAGCGATTGTTTTTGCTTATGCTTCTTCAACTTCGCTCCAAACAACAAAGACTTCAATGGTACCCGAGGTCGCCCCGAATCATTTTTGGAGCTTCCATGGCTACTACTTTTCTTGTTGGGGGCAATAATATGGTCAAGCTCATCAAGTGTTTTCTCAACATCATTCTTCATCCCACTCACAAGGCTTAGACCTGCTTGAAGCTCACTTGCAACAGTGTTGTTCTGTTGTTTCAAGTTCATAATCTCACCTTGAAACTTAGCAGCCTGATAAGGACTTATCGTTAGCTCTCCCTCGTTCTCTTCTTCTCCATTATTGTTGCTTGCTCTAATTATTTCATCATGCAAGTGGCACAAGGAAGAGTTCCTATCCTGCATCTCAACCTGCAACACCGTGTTGTGTTCGAGCCACAGCGATAACTCTGTTCTTATCTCCCGCAGGTGTTTGAATATCGGCTTAAGTTGTGACTGTAAATGCGTTCTTTTAGAAGAATGTCCTTCCGAGGACGATCTTGTATGACTTTCTTGTATGTGGCACAGGTCGGCTTTTAAGTCCTGGATTGAATTCTGGTACTTTTGAATCTGGTTAATAGAAGTGCCAAATCGGAGCCAGAATTCAAGACTCTTCTCTAGAATGTCATCCATGTCAGAGCGGAATTTCTTCTCTATAGTTGATAGCCCTTCCAGCCTTCCCTGACTCATTTTCAGATGCGACGAATCATCTTCCACCGGTGTGGTTTCTGAAGAAGGACTTTTTATTGGATTCGCATCTGAAGTAATTAATGGCGAATTCTTTTCAAGGACCGTCGGCAAGTTAGCTTCTTGCGCTTCGGCTTCTCGAAGAAGAGCTTCGTTCGGTGTGTATTTGTACTCTGTTGCCATGGTGAATGGACTTACATCAGAATTATCACCAGCTGAATTTGGACTGTTAAGCTTTTGATGTAAATAGATTATCTCTTGGTCCTTGTTGGCTAATGCATTCTTCAATTCCCTTAGCTGTTAGCAGCAATGAAAGCATAAAATTGAAAGAGTTCTATTAATATATGATTAGTGGATGCATTACGTGTCTATCAATCcatgtttttctttgtttttattgaaaaattaagtTTCATTCATAGCtaaataaattcaaagaaaacTAAAAATGCATTATTGGTTTAGTATTAGAAAAAATTGACACAGATCAAAAGTTGCATTTTTTCTCAAAGCAGGCAAGaatgtttttttaatataatgaAAGATAAATATTTGTTATCCAGAAAGATGAGAGGAAAAAATAaacaggttctttatttttcttctaaacaTATTCAATttctaatcaaaattaattacttaCTGGTCTCTAATAATTTACTGTTTGTCCTGCTTTATAAGCTGTTAGAGATCTATAAATATTCAATCATGATTGGTGTAAATAAAAGATAACAATCAAATCAGTCATTTGTATAGAGTATatgttaaaatacaaaatataaattaaaaatgagttaaacaacacatgcatttatacataaatacatgatgattaatttattagttaacttTTTTGAacatttagtatttttaataaacaTTTAACTTTCAAAGATTTATGTATctttataaaaatagttaaagACTTCAAAAAGATTTTATGAAAtctcatatatacatatatcaatCATGTTAGATATATACcgaaatcagccactaaaatctaTCGTTAGTGTACAATAcacatttaaatataaaatatatattaaagatTAGTTAAACTACATTTATAGTTATGTAAATatagtagctgattttagtatacaaatagtaTTTCTGATACATATATAGTTACCAATCCCTGAATCTACATCAAATTTATTGATACAACTATTATAAAGATTAAAATAGTTATATTGAGCATTGCTTACCTGAAGTGCTAATTCAAAAATGCTATCCCGGTTTTTCTTCTCCACATCATTAAGCTTAATCTTTACATCCTTATAGTCCCTTAAAACAGAAGTATACTCCTCCAGCAGAATCTTTTCTCTATCATCTAATCCACTTATATACAATTGCCTCCAGTCAGGTTCATCTCCCTTACCATCAACACTCTGCAAATCATGTGATTCAATTTCACCACCGTCACCACCCATATTCTGAATCCTTTCCGGAGTCACATCTCCgccatcttcttcttttaatgtCGTGACATTCTCATCGAAAATTTGGGATTCATTTCCTTGTTTACCATCAAGATCATTATTGTTCTCGTTCTTGTACAGTACCATATTTTCTTCCTCCACATCTGGCTTCATGTTATTCAGTTTTTCAGAAAGGTGTTTAATGTCATAACTAGCCTCAACGAAGTGTGCTTTGATTGTATTGTCTTGGCTTCGGACGCTTCGGTTCAAAAGCTTTACTCTCCTCAATTCTTCCTCCACTTCTTTCAGCTTTTGGTTTGTAACTTCCGAACCTTCTATCAAACCATCCTTCTCCTCTTCCAACTTCTTTATATTTGTCTGAAGTTCATCTGTTTCTGATCTCAATCTCTGCACCAAACCTGTTTGAGACGAAACGGTGGTTTCCAATGTAACAACCTTACTGACAAGCTGATTAATCTTATCGGCCATT is a window from the Arachis hypogaea cultivar Tifrunner chromosome 17, arahy.Tifrunner.gnm2.J5K5, whole genome shotgun sequence genome containing:
- the LOC112763184 gene encoding protein NETWORKED 2A-like, producing the protein MEERVFDTLRTLQDEGDSFATRAEMYYKKRPELVSFVEESFRSYRALAERYDKLSKDLQSANRTIASVFPDQVHYRTEEEEEDDDDEEEEEKGSNDALSPKSNNGRSTNNNNNNEALIPKVPNIPKKGCFRSPSMLLSRKGSLPKRTTSPSGKDFKVSGSGLSKEQALGEIDKLQKDILTLQTEKEFVRSLYERAYTQYWEIEDRITAMQKSVSRLQDEYGVGTVIEDNEARTLMAATALKSCQVTLAKLQEIQAQSSEEARVEFERVKEAHEMFESLRDKFISKYMNQDESKIVTPVSPVEEEKDMDDAEIQAKVNENKLEEDSSEVITVTEMADKINQLVSKVVTLETTVSSQTGLVQRLRSETDELQTNIKKLEEEKDGLIEGSEVTNQKLKEVEEELRRVKLLNRSVRSQDNTIKAHFVEASYDIKHLSEKLNNMKPDVEEENMVLYKNENNNDLDGKQGNESQIFDENVTTLKEEDGGDVTPERIQNMGGDGGEIESHDLQSVDGKGDEPDWRQLYISGLDDREKILLEEYTSVLRDYKDVKIKLNDVEKKNRDSIFELALQIQGLLRELKNALANKDQEIIYLHQKLNSPNSAGDNSDVSPFTMATEYKYTPNEALLREAEAQEANLPTVLEKNSPLITSDANPIKSPSSETTPVEDDSSHLKMSQGRLEGLSTIEKKFRSDMDDILEKSLEFWLRFGTSINQIQKYQNSIQDLKADLCHIQESHTRSSSEGHSSKRTHLQSQLKPIFKHLREIRTELSLWLEHNTVLQVEMQDRNSSLCHLHDEIIRASNNNGEEENEGELTISPYQAAKFQGEIMNLKQQNNTVASELQAGLSLVSGMKNDVEKTLDELDHIIAPNKKSSSHGSSKNDSGRPRVPLKSLLFGAKLKKHKQKQSLFACVNPTVRKSDMEDEAGSPIHTLQH